DNA from Pseudobdellovibrionaceae bacterium:
GAGCTCTTGCATCACGATCGCGAAGCGGTCGTCTTTGGTCGCCTGTTTCGAGAGTTTGACGACTTCCATGGACATCGTATTCATGTTTTTGAGCAAAGGATCGATGCGATCGAAGATGCGCACCAAGTCCGCCGTGCGGTTTTTATCCAGGAAGGCTTCGGCCAGGAAACGCAGGTTTTTGACCATCTCGCCCATTTCGCCGAGGGCCGACCCCAGGCGACGACCGCTCAAGAGTGTCATCAGATCCACCGTTTCGGCGGAAGCGACCTCGCCGCCGAGTTCCACCGCTTCGGCTTCGGGCGAACCGACGGTCAGCTCCAGAATCCGTTCGCCGATGATGAACGGACGCACGAGCTGTGATTGCGAGTCGCGGCGAATTTTGTTCGAAAACTTCGAAAACACACGGAACTCGACTTCGATTTTGTTGTCGGCGCGAAGCTCCACGCTATCGACCGCACCCACGCGCAAGCCCGCCATGATGACGGGCGTTCCGGTATGAAGTCCCTCGGCGCTTTCGAACACCGTGCGGAAGGGCGTTTTGGATTCAAACCAACCTTGTTTCACGGCGATGCCGATCATCGAGAAAAGAATCCCGCCGATGGCGACCAGTACGAAGAGGCCGGCGACGCGTTCGAATTTGTTGAACTTCACCCGCATCATCATGCCGCGACCGCTTTCTTTTCTCCGGAATCGTCTTCCGCTTCATGGAGGTAAAGTTGACCGTTGTCGATGGCGACCATCGTGGGGTTCACGACGCTCATGAGTTTGTCATCGAATGAGCTCAGGAAAACGTGACGGAGTTCACCTTGCTGACGAAGTTCATCGACTAAATCGAAGAATTTGAGCGCCGTTTCCTGCCCCAATCCCACCGACGGATCGTCCAGCAAAAGGATCTGCGGATGCATGATCAAAGCGCGAATCAGACAAACGAGTTTGCGCACGCCGCCGGGAACGACCGAGGGGCGCAGGTGTTGGTATTTCGAGATGCCGAGATCTTCCATATAGATCATGGCCCGTTGGGCGGCTTCGTTGGGCGACAACACTTTATGGTACAGAAGCGGGAGCGTCAGATTTTCCTCGAGGGTTTTGTTGTAAAGGACGCCGCCCAGGTCGAAGCCGTAGCCGATGTTCAGACGGTAAGGCAGGAATTCTTCGAAACTCATTTCGCTGACATTTTCGCCGTTCATGACGTAGGCGCCCTGTTCGGGAATCAGTAGACCCGCTTGCAGTTGCAAAAGCGTCGAGCGCCCCGCGCCGCTTTCGCCTTTGATCCACACGATCTGATCCAGCGGAAAGTCGAAGGTCGTGTTTTGGAAGATCTTCGCGTTGTTTTCGAACCCGAAGGTCAGGTTTTCGAAACGGATATTGTCGACACGCAGGCGGTGAAGTTGGCTCATCCCAAAACTCCCAGTTTACGAAGTTCGTTCAGATAGAAAAGAGCGGTGACCGAAAAATTGAAAACCACGACGTAGATGATGGCTTTGACGACCGCTTGGGTCGTCGCGATGGGGACTTCCGTGGGGCTGCGGCCGACGGAAAGGCCTTGGTGACAGCTGACCGTGAAGATGATGATACCCGAAAAGGTGTTCTTCAGAAGGAAAAGCCCCAAATCGCCGACCGCGATCGCGCGCGCGAGCGAGTCCGCGTAAAAGCCGAACGGCAGATCGTGCAGCATGCGGGTCAAAAGGTAGCCGCCCAAAATCGAAATCAAGGTGAAGTAAACGGCCAGCGAAACGACGCTGATGACTCCGCCCAAAACGCGCGGGAAGACGATGTAAGACAGCGGATTGATACCCATACTTTCCAGCGCTTCGATTTCGCGGTTGGCGCGCATGTTGCCGATTTCCGAAGCCACCGCGGTGCCCGAGCGCGCGATCACCACGAGAGCTGTCATCAGGGGGCCGAGTTCGCGGACGATGATAATGACCAGAAGCTTTCCGATCATCTCGGTGCCGCCCAGCAAATTCAAATTCGTGGAGCTTTGCAGGATGACGACGCCCCCCGCGCCGAGCGCCAACACCGAGATCAACGGCACGGCTTGCCAGCCGGTGAAGTAGATCTGCGAAGAGACGACGCCAAAAAGCGTGCGCAAACTCTGCGTGCGATCGACGATGGCGGCGCGAACCGAAAGATAGAACGTGAGCAAAACGTGGAGGGTGTACTCCAAGTTGCGGGTCACGTGTCGGCCAAGGCCGTCGATCTGGTTGAAGAGAAAACTCATTGGATTTCTCTTCGGAATTTGCGGGGCGCTTAGAAAGCCCAGACCGAGTAGAACATGGTCTTCATGACCTCGGTCCAGTATTCCGAGAAGTTGGAATTACGGACCAAAGGGGGGACGGGGTGTTTCGTGATGGCGATCGAGTCCGGGAAACTGCTGTTGAATGTCTTCGTGGCCCGGTACATATGCAGTTGCGAGGTGATCAGCTCCAGTTTGCGACACCCTAGACCTTCGACGATGGGCAGCGACTGTTGGGCGTTGCCGTAGGTCGTGGTGGAGCGTTTTTCGAGGACGATCTTGTCCATATCGGGACCCCAAACGAGATCCCAGGGCGTCACCAGATCGGTGAGCTCCGTCGTCGGGTGCACGCCCGCGATGATGAGGTGACGCACTTGTTTGCGCGCGAGCATCGCGAAGCCCTCGCGAATGCGGTGGGGGCCGCCCGTCAAGACGAGGGCGCAGTCGGCGTCGGTGTCCGTATCCCAACTGGCCATGACCTCGTCCTGCAGTCGGCGGTGCGTTTCCACCAGCAGCAGAATGAACAGGCCCGCGAGGATGAAGCCGACGCCGATGTAGCGACTAGCCTTGAGCAGCCAAGACTTCAATTTCGACCTTCACGCCCTTGGGAAGTCCCGCGACCGCGACGGTCGAACGGGCCGGAGGATTTTCGGGGAAGTGTTTGCCGTAGATTT
Protein-coding regions in this window:
- a CDS encoding MCE family protein; protein product: MRVKFNKFERVAGLFVLVAIGGILFSMIGIAVKQGWFESKTPFRTVFESAEGLHTGTPVIMAGLRVGAVDSVELRADNKIEVEFRVFSKFSNKIRRDSQSQLVRPFIIGERILELTVGSPEAEAVELGGEVASAETVDLMTLLSGRRLGSALGEMGEMVKNLRFLAEAFLDKNRTADLVRIFDRIDPLLKNMNTMSMEVVKLSKQATKDDRFAIVMQELSITTRELNALLPEIKSRAPKMADDLEKLVANLAVLTESSKVLLPALAEVAPDLPRSSRRAVEALDEAVVLLKAMQKSFMLRSNAREVREEEAARDRQPASQPTN
- a CDS encoding ATP-binding cassette domain-containing protein; the protein is MRVDNIRFENLTFGFENNAKIFQNTTFDFPLDQIVWIKGESGAGRSTLLQLQAGLLIPEQGAYVMNGENVSEMSFEEFLPYRLNIGYGFDLGGVLYNKTLEENLTLPLLYHKVLSPNEAAQRAMIYMEDLGISKYQHLRPSVVPGGVRKLVCLIRALIMHPQILLLDDPSVGLGQETALKFFDLVDELRQQGELRHVFLSSFDDKLMSVVNPTMVAIDNGQLYLHEAEDDSGEKKAVAA
- a CDS encoding ABC transporter permease, with translation MSFLFNQIDGLGRHVTRNLEYTLHVLLTFYLSVRAAIVDRTQSLRTLFGVVSSQIYFTGWQAVPLISVLALGAGGVVILQSSTNLNLLGGTEMIGKLLVIIIVRELGPLMTALVVIARSGTAVASEIGNMRANREIEALESMGINPLSYIVFPRVLGGVISVVSLAVYFTLISILGGYLLTRMLHDLPFGFYADSLARAIAVGDLGLFLLKNTFSGIIIFTVSCHQGLSVGRSPTEVPIATTQAVVKAIIYVVVFNFSVTALFYLNELRKLGVLG
- a CDS encoding YdcF family protein, producing the protein MKSWLLKASRYIGVGFILAGLFILLLVETHRRLQDEVMASWDTDTDADCALVLTGGPHRIREGFAMLARKQVRHLIIAGVHPTTELTDLVTPWDLVWGPDMDKIVLEKRSTTTYGNAQQSLPIVEGLGCRKLELITSQLHMYRATKTFNSSFPDSIAITKHPVPPLVRNSNFSEYWTEVMKTMFYSVWAF